Proteins from one Oscillatoria salina IIICB1 genomic window:
- a CDS encoding AAA-like domain-containing protein, whose translation MSVDKYLESIETVILSRQLSPVERLVLHQSWVGRTYTAMSQDSGYGNSYLKEIGSQLWEALSKAVGKKVTKKNLNLVLSEYLEKQTQTNVVVAIPKLAHPSPGAALAAKSPLYVNRPPVEELACAEISQPGCLLQIKAPRKMGKTSLLNQIVGCARDWNYHVVYLDFQETEEAVFLTLDKFLRWFCLNISRQLNLEPRLEDYWDEEMGSKVSCKIYINNYILKKIDRPIILAFNELNRIFDRREIVQEFLPMLRFWHEQAQRFKSWQKLRLVLVQSTEIYFQIKLNQSPFNVGLSLRLPQFNLEQVRELALRYGLTWLDNNQLKEIMAMVGGHPYLVNLAFYYLRREKILLEELLQVAPTPAGIYSNHLRGYLTMLRDEPQLKLALQQVVNAGENVKLEAITAYKLESMGLIELEGFSAKPSCELYRLYFRQQLGREREEKDRQILQRFSRKANKVDELTQLANRNYFQEYLETQWQQCQENSSFLSMLFCNIDYFDFYSKAFGEEAAATCIQQIGITIDDCVMRYPSALVGRYESTKFGVLLPGVDQISAVAIAENIRQSVKALAIAHDRSVYDGFPEDVLTVSIGGESQIPQQHFSSDLLIMAVNEVLVLAKKEGGNRVVFNS comes from the coding sequence ATGAGCGTAGATAAATATCTCGAATCTATAGAAACAGTTATTCTCTCGCGACAACTTAGTCCTGTGGAGAGATTAGTGTTGCATCAGTCCTGGGTGGGACGAACTTATACGGCTATGTCCCAAGATTCTGGTTATGGAAATTCTTATCTTAAGGAAATTGGTTCTCAGTTGTGGGAGGCACTTTCTAAAGCTGTAGGGAAAAAAGTAACGAAAAAAAATCTGAATTTAGTTTTAAGCGAATATCTAGAAAAACAAACACAAACTAATGTAGTAGTTGCAATTCCGAAACTGGCGCATCCTTCTCCTGGTGCTGCTTTAGCCGCTAAATCACCTTTATATGTGAATCGTCCTCCAGTGGAAGAACTTGCTTGTGCAGAAATCAGTCAACCAGGATGTTTACTGCAAATCAAAGCACCTAGGAAAATGGGTAAAACGTCTCTGCTTAACCAAATTGTTGGTTGTGCTAGAGATTGGAATTATCACGTTGTCTATTTGGATTTTCAAGAAACTGAAGAAGCAGTTTTTTTGACTCTGGACAAATTTCTGCGTTGGTTTTGTTTAAATATTAGCAGGCAGTTAAATTTAGAACCGCGTTTAGAGGATTATTGGGATGAAGAAATGGGGAGTAAAGTAAGTTGTAAAATTTATATTAATAATTACATACTCAAGAAAATAGATCGCCCGATAATTTTAGCTTTTAATGAATTGAATAGAATTTTCGACCGTCGCGAAATTGTCCAAGAATTTTTGCCAATGTTACGATTTTGGCACGAACAAGCACAAAGGTTTAAAAGTTGGCAAAAATTGCGCTTAGTTTTAGTTCAATCTACAGAAATTTACTTTCAAATTAAGTTAAATCAGTCTCCGTTTAATGTGGGACTGTCACTCAGATTGCCACAGTTTAATTTAGAGCAAGTAAGAGAATTAGCTTTGCGTTACGGACTTACTTGGTTAGATAATAATCAGCTTAAAGAAATTATGGCAATGGTGGGAGGACATCCTTATTTGGTTAATCTCGCTTTTTATTACCTACGCCGGGAAAAAATTCTGCTGGAGGAGTTGTTGCAAGTTGCTCCTACACCCGCAGGAATTTATAGTAATCATTTACGGGGTTACTTAACGATGCTCCGAGATGAACCGCAATTAAAACTAGCTCTACAACAGGTTGTAAATGCTGGTGAAAATGTGAAGTTGGAAGCAATTACAGCTTATAAGTTAGAAAGTATGGGGTTAATCGAACTGGAAGGGTTTAGTGCGAAACCATCTTGTGAGTTGTATCGACTTTATTTTCGCCAACAACTGGGTAGAGAAAGAGAGGAAAAAGATCGCCAAATTTTGCAACGCTTCTCTCGCAAAGCAAATAAGGTTGATGAACTTACTCAGCTTGCTAATCGCAATTATTTTCAGGAATATCTAGAAACTCAGTGGCAGCAGTGCCAAGAAAATTCTTCTTTTTTGTCGATGTTGTTCTGCAATATTGACTATTTTGATTTTTATAGCAAAGCTTTTGGAGAGGAAGCAGCAGCTACTTGCATTCAACAGATTGGGATTACAATTGATGATTGCGTTATGAGGTATCCGAGTGCTTTAGTGGGACGTTATGAAAGTACCAAGTTTGGGGTACTTTTGCCTGGAGTCGATCAAATTTCGGCTGTGGCGATCGCCGAAAATATTCGTCAAAGTGTTAAGGCTTTGGCGATCGCTCACGATCGCTCTGTTTATGATGGTTTTCCGGAAGATGTCCTGACTGTTAGTATTGGTGGCGAAAGTCAAATACCACAACAACATTTTTCTTCCGATCTGTTGATTATGGCTGTTAATGAGGTTCTTGTTTTAGCCAAAAAAGAAGGTGGTAATCGTGTTGTTTTTAATTCTTAA
- the psaB gene encoding photosystem I core protein PsaB, with the protein MATKFPKFSQELAQDPTTRRIWYGIATAHDFESHDGMTEENLYQKIFASHFGHVAIIFLWTSGTLFHVAWQGNFEQWVKDPLNVRPIAHAIWDPQFGAPAVDAFTRAGASNPVNIAYSGVYHWFYTIGMTKNNDLYMGAVFLLLLSALFLFAGWLHLQPKFRPSLSWFKSAEHRLNHHLAGLFGVSSLAWAGHLIHVAIPESRGQHVGWDNFLSVKPHPAGLAPFFTGNWGVYAQNPDTAQHVFGTSEGAGTAILTFLGGFHPQTESLWLTDMAHHHLAIAVLFIVAGHMYRTNFGIGHSIKEMCDAKEFFGKKVEGPFNMPHQGIYETYNNSLHFQLGWHLACLGVITSLVAQHMYSMPPYAFIARDYTTQAALYTHHQYIAGFIMVGAFAHGAIFLVRDYDPEQNKGNVLDRVLQHKEAIISHLSWVSLFLGFHTLGLYVHNDVVVAFGTPEKQILIEPVFAQFIQSAHGKVLYGMDTLLSNPDSIATTAWPNYGNVWLPGWLEAVNNSTNSLYLTIGPGDFLVHHAIALGLHTTTLILVKGALDSRGSKLMPDKKDFGFAFPCDGPGRGGTCDISAWDSFYLAMFWMLNTIAWVTFYWHWKHLGVWQGNVAQFNQSSTYLMGWFRDYLWLNSAQLINGYNPYGMNNLAVWSWMFLFGHLVWATGFMFLISWRGYWQELIETLVWAHERTPLANLVRWKDKPVAMSIVQGRLVGLAHFTVGYILTYAAFVIASTASAFG; encoded by the coding sequence ATGGCAACTAAATTTCCCAAATTTAGCCAAGAGCTAGCTCAAGACCCGACTACGCGTCGGATCTGGTACGGGATTGCCACAGCCCATGATTTTGAAAGCCATGATGGGATGACAGAAGAAAATCTGTATCAAAAGATTTTCGCTTCCCACTTCGGTCACGTAGCAATCATTTTCCTGTGGACTTCCGGCACCCTCTTCCACGTAGCTTGGCAAGGTAATTTCGAGCAGTGGGTTAAAGATCCGCTCAACGTTCGTCCGATCGCGCACGCGATTTGGGACCCTCAATTCGGCGCACCCGCAGTCGATGCTTTTACTCGTGCTGGTGCTTCTAACCCCGTAAACATTGCTTACTCTGGTGTTTACCACTGGTTCTACACCATTGGGATGACCAAGAACAATGATTTGTACATGGGAGCAGTGTTCCTATTGTTACTGTCGGCATTGTTCTTGTTCGCTGGCTGGTTGCACTTGCAGCCGAAGTTCCGTCCCAGCTTGTCTTGGTTTAAGAGTGCAGAACATCGCCTGAATCACCACTTGGCTGGTTTGTTCGGTGTTAGCTCTTTGGCTTGGGCAGGTCACTTGATTCACGTGGCTATCCCCGAATCTCGCGGACAGCACGTAGGTTGGGACAACTTCTTGTCAGTGAAGCCACATCCGGCAGGTTTAGCTCCGTTCTTTACTGGTAACTGGGGTGTGTACGCACAAAATCCAGATACTGCACAGCACGTCTTTGGAACTTCTGAAGGTGCGGGAACGGCGATTCTGACCTTCTTGGGTGGATTCCATCCCCAAACTGAGTCTTTGTGGCTGACCGACATGGCTCATCACCATTTGGCGATCGCAGTTCTCTTTATTGTTGCTGGACATATGTACCGGACAAACTTCGGTATCGGTCACAGCATCAAAGAGATGTGCGATGCTAAAGAATTCTTTGGCAAGAAGGTTGAAGGTCCTTTCAATATGCCTCACCAAGGCATCTATGAGACCTACAACAATTCTCTGCACTTCCAGTTGGGATGGCATTTGGCTTGTCTGGGGGTAATCACCTCTTTGGTGGCACAACATATGTACTCGATGCCGCCCTATGCTTTTATAGCGAGGGATTATACTACCCAAGCAGCACTTTACACTCACCACCAGTACATTGCTGGTTTCATCATGGTGGGTGCGTTCGCTCACGGCGCAATCTTCCTGGTTCGTGACTACGACCCCGAACAAAATAAGGGTAATGTTCTCGACCGCGTATTGCAGCACAAAGAAGCGATTATTTCTCACTTGTCTTGGGTGTCCCTCTTCTTGGGCTTCCATACTCTAGGTTTGTACGTCCACAATGATGTAGTGGTTGCTTTCGGTACTCCTGAAAAGCAAATCTTGATTGAACCTGTGTTCGCTCAGTTTATTCAAAGCGCTCACGGTAAAGTTCTTTATGGTATGGACACTTTGCTGTCCAATCCAGATAGTATTGCTACTACCGCTTGGCCCAATTACGGTAACGTCTGGCTACCAGGCTGGTTAGAAGCGGTTAACAACAGTACCAACTCATTGTATTTGACGATCGGTCCTGGCGATTTCTTAGTACACCATGCGATCGCGTTGGGTCTACACACCACTACTTTGATTCTGGTCAAAGGTGCTTTAGATTCTCGCGGTTCTAAGCTGATGCCTGATAAGAAAGACTTCGGCTTTGCCTTCCCTTGCGACGGTCCTGGTCGTGGCGGTACTTGTGATATCTCTGCTTGGGACTCTTTCTACCTCGCGATGTTCTGGATGCTGAATACCATTGCCTGGGTAACTTTCTACTGGCACTGGAAGCATCTCGGTGTTTGGCAAGGTAACGTGGCTCAGTTCAATCAGTCTTCTACTTATCTGATGGGCTGGTTTCGCGATTATCTCTGGTTAAACTCCGCTCAATTGATTAACGGGTATAATCCCTACGGCATGAACAACCTGGCTGTTTGGTCTTGGATGTTCCTCTTCGGACATTTGGTCTGGGCAACTGGTTTCATGTTCTTAATCTCTTGGCGCGGTTATTGGCAAGAGTTGATCGAAACTTTAGTTTGGGCGCACGAGCGTACTCCTCTGGCTAATTTGGTTCGCTGGAAGGATAAGCCCGTTGCTATGTCCATCGTTCAAGGTCGCTTGGTTGGTTTAGCTCACTTCACGGTAGGTTATATTCTGACTTATGCGGCGTTCGTGATCGCCTCGACTGCATCAGCGTTTGGTTAA
- a CDS encoding MHYT domain-containing protein encodes MIKDAIGYNYLATQVIERFPESYSISLVLLSFFIAVIASYTALDLAGRVKLSRQKMRLLWLVGGAIAMGIGIWSMHFVAMLAFQLPIAVNYDILRTLESLFYAVIASGIALWLWSRPTSGLSLLISGGVCMGLAIAWMHYTGMAAMQLQAKIVYDWVKVTLSIAIAIGASFAALWLAFRLQEKSSHSLIGQKIGSSLLMGTAISGMHYTGMWATDFICHHHLGGKNVEGINQFWLAMAIAIATLFVLFLALLASLFDKFIIIHSIREQSLKESEKRLTKLIQNMQVGVLLTDVEGKIIISNPAANDLLNLSTEKLPGRVFGDWKLIHEDGTPFPNSELPVQKAIATRQPINNIVIGVEHPQKQRWLLVNADPQLDKNGKVERVVCTLSEITKQKQAETALRESEERFALAVEGTNDGLWDWNINTDYAYLSRRWKSMLGYEDTEIANHADSFKKLIHPQDIERVLGILNDYLAGKIPHYEVEFRALHKNGNWRWILARGIALRNDCNQPYRMVGSHTDITQRKQAETALRESAEREGAIAQVIQRMRQTLDLKTIFDTTTQELRQVLKCDRVLIYQFNSDWSGKIVCESVGSSWRSLLNAQQDNLIACQNSIAETNCTVLSFDNSEKEICDTYLQKTSGGAYNQGINSISIADIYKANFSPCYLELLEQLQARAYIIVPIFCGKQLWGLLANYQNSNSRYWESAEIKMVAQIGTQLGVAVQQAQLLAHTQQQASELQAAKETADAANRAKSEFLANMSHELRTPLNAILGFSQLLHQQSTLDREFQNYLEIINRSGEHLLTLINDVLEMSKIEAGRVTLQTSSFDFDRFLDDLEAMFRFKAESKNLKLICQREPNIPRYISTDRGKLRQILINLIGNAIKFTESGSVTLKVKSDREYLRFSVIDTGAGIAIQELDKLFEAFGQTQTGSKSGEGTGLGLPISQKFVQLMGGEIEVQSTPGVGSIFSFNVQITTVEELNSAADCPLQPRKILHLAPHQSSYRILIVEDKSTNRLFLVNLLESVGFEVREATNGQEAISVWNQWHPHLILMDMRMPVMNGYQATQEIKASFQGQETLIIALTASAFEEEREAILAAGCNDFVCKPFKIEELLSKIGQYLELHYVYEEAQKSENINLPKKLKSDLSLDFSALELMSIEWREKLYNAAAQGSDSLILDLVEEIPQEQANIAKALVDLAENFEFEEIMQLVQPLSLATK; translated from the coding sequence ATGATTAAAGACGCGATCGGATATAACTACTTAGCTACACAAGTAATTGAGAGATTTCCAGAATCGTACAGTATTAGTTTAGTCTTGCTTTCCTTTTTTATTGCTGTGATTGCCTCTTACACAGCCTTAGACTTAGCAGGACGAGTTAAATTGAGTCGCCAAAAAATGCGTTTATTGTGGTTAGTGGGCGGCGCAATAGCTATGGGGATTGGTATATGGTCAATGCACTTCGTTGCCATGCTTGCATTTCAACTACCAATCGCAGTTAACTATGACATACTGAGAACCTTAGAATCTTTATTTTATGCTGTAATCGCCTCGGGGATTGCTTTGTGGCTATGGAGTCGTCCGACATCAGGGTTATCGTTGCTAATTAGCGGTGGTGTTTGCATGGGGCTAGCGATCGCCTGGATGCACTACACAGGTATGGCAGCAATGCAACTACAAGCAAAAATTGTTTATGACTGGGTAAAAGTAACTTTGTCGATCGCGATCGCCATTGGTGCATCCTTCGCCGCCTTATGGCTAGCATTTCGACTACAAGAAAAATCATCTCATAGTCTCATCGGGCAAAAAATCGGCAGTTCTTTACTAATGGGAACAGCCATCAGTGGAATGCACTATACGGGAATGTGGGCAACAGACTTTATTTGTCATCACCATTTAGGCGGAAAAAATGTTGAAGGAATTAATCAATTTTGGCTAGCAATGGCGATCGCTATTGCCACTTTATTTGTTTTATTTTTAGCTTTACTGGCATCGCTATTTGACAAATTTATCATCATTCATTCAATCCGAGAACAATCCCTAAAAGAAAGTGAAAAACGCCTGACCAAATTGATCCAAAATATGCAAGTTGGCGTATTGCTAACTGATGTAGAAGGCAAAATTATCATCAGCAATCCCGCCGCTAATGACTTACTTAATCTCTCTACAGAAAAATTGCCCGGTCGAGTATTCGGCGATTGGAAATTAATCCATGAAGACGGAACCCCCTTTCCCAACAGCGAGTTACCTGTACAAAAAGCGATCGCCACTCGCCAACCCATAAACAACATAGTTATTGGTGTAGAACATCCACAAAAACAACGTTGGTTACTGGTAAATGCCGATCCTCAGCTCGATAAAAATGGTAAAGTCGAACGAGTAGTTTGTACCCTAAGTGAAATTACCAAACAAAAGCAAGCAGAAACAGCACTACGTGAAAGTGAAGAACGCTTTGCCCTTGCAGTAGAAGGAACAAACGACGGACTTTGGGACTGGAACATCAACACAGATTACGCCTATTTGTCCCGTCGTTGGAAAAGTATGCTAGGTTACGAAGATACCGAAATAGCTAATCATGCAGACTCATTCAAAAAATTAATTCATCCCCAAGATATAGAGCGAGTATTAGGAATATTAAATGATTATTTAGCAGGTAAAATTCCTCATTACGAAGTCGAATTCCGAGCCTTACACAAAAACGGCAACTGGCGCTGGATACTCGCTCGCGGAATCGCCTTACGAAACGACTGCAATCAACCTTATCGCATGGTAGGTTCCCATACCGATATTACCCAACGCAAACAAGCAGAAACCGCCTTACGCGAAAGCGCCGAAAGAGAAGGTGCAATCGCGCAAGTCATCCAGAGAATGCGACAAACCCTGGACTTAAAAACTATTTTCGATACCACAACTCAAGAACTAAGGCAAGTTCTCAAATGCGATCGCGTCCTCATCTATCAGTTTAATTCTGATTGGAGTGGCAAAATTGTCTGCGAATCGGTAGGTTCCAGTTGGCGTTCTCTCCTCAACGCTCAACAAGATAACTTAATCGCTTGTCAAAATTCAATTGCAGAAACTAACTGCACTGTACTTAGTTTTGATAACTCCGAAAAAGAAATTTGTGATACCTATTTACAAAAAACCAGTGGCGGTGCTTACAACCAAGGTATCAATTCTATCAGCATTGCTGACATTTACAAAGCCAACTTTAGCCCTTGTTATCTCGAACTATTAGAACAACTCCAAGCCAGAGCTTATATTATTGTGCCGATTTTCTGCGGTAAACAACTTTGGGGACTACTGGCTAACTACCAAAATTCTAACTCCCGCTATTGGGAAAGCGCCGAAATCAAAATGGTAGCTCAAATTGGCACTCAGTTAGGCGTTGCCGTTCAACAAGCACAGTTATTAGCTCACACACAACAACAAGCAAGTGAATTACAAGCAGCAAAAGAAACTGCTGACGCTGCTAACCGAGCTAAAAGCGAATTTCTTGCCAACATGAGTCATGAGTTACGCACTCCCCTGAATGCAATTCTCGGTTTTTCCCAACTTCTCCACCAACAATCAACTTTAGATCGAGAATTCCAAAATTACTTAGAAATTATTAACCGCAGTGGCGAACATTTACTAACCTTAATTAATGATGTTCTCGAAATGTCAAAAATTGAAGCAGGGCGAGTTACTTTGCAAACAAGTAGTTTTGACTTCGATCGCTTTCTCGACGATCTCGAAGCAATGTTCCGGTTCAAAGCTGAATCAAAGAATTTAAAACTAATCTGCCAAAGAGAACCAAATATACCTAGATATATTAGTACCGATCGAGGTAAACTGCGTCAAATTTTAATTAACCTAATTGGGAATGCAATTAAATTCACTGAATCTGGTAGTGTCACCCTCAAAGTAAAAAGCGATCGCGAATATCTTCGGTTTTCAGTTATTGATACCGGAGCAGGTATTGCTATCCAAGAATTAGATAAATTGTTTGAAGCTTTCGGACAAACTCAAACAGGCTCAAAGTCTGGCGAAGGAACTGGTTTAGGCTTACCAATTAGCCAAAAATTCGTCCAACTAATGGGAGGCGAGATTGAGGTTCAAAGTACCCCCGGTGTAGGTAGTATTTTTTCTTTCAATGTTCAAATTACTACTGTCGAGGAACTAAATTCAGCAGCAGATTGTCCTTTACAGCCAAGAAAAATTTTGCACCTCGCTCCCCATCAATCTAGTTATCGTATTTTAATCGTTGAAGATAAATCTACAAATCGCCTTTTCCTTGTCAATCTCCTAGAATCTGTTGGTTTTGAAGTTAGAGAAGCTACCAATGGACAAGAAGCTATCTCGGTTTGGAATCAGTGGCATCCTCATCTGATTTTAATGGATATGCGAATGCCAGTTATGAATGGTTATCAAGCAACTCAGGAAATTAAAGCTTCTTTCCAAGGTCAGGAAACTTTAATTATTGCCTTGACTGCTAGCGCTTTTGAAGAAGAAAGAGAAGCCATTTTAGCCGCAGGATGTAATGATTTTGTCTGCAAACCTTTTAAAATAGAAGAACTTCTCAGTAAAATCGGTCAATATTTAGAATTGCACTATGTTTATGAAGAAGCACAAAAAAGCGAAAACATTAATTTACCAAAAAAGCTCAAGTCGGATTTAAGTCTTGATTTCTCAGCATTAGAACTTATGTCAATTGAGTGGAGGGAAAAGTTATACAATGCTGCGGCTCAAGGTAGCGATAGTTTAATTTTAGATCTGGTTGAAGAAATTCCTCAAGAACAAGCAAACATTGCTAAGGCTTTAGTTGACTTAGCAGAAAACTTTGAATTTGAAGAAATCATGCAGTTAGTTCAACCCTTGTCATTAGCTACTAAATGA
- the psaA gene encoding photosystem I core protein PsaA — MTVSPPEGEAKVKVVVDKDPVETSFEKWAKPGHFDRTLARGPKTTTWIWNLHANVHDFDSQTSDLEDISRKIFSAHFGHLAVIFIWLSGMYFHGARFSNYEAWLQNPLNIKPSAQVVWPIVGQDILNADVGGGFHGIQITSGLFQLWRANGITNSFQLYCTAIGALVMAALMLFAGWFHYHKRAPKLEWFQNVESMMNHHLAGLLGCGCLGYAGQQIHVSLPINACLDAIDAGKPLVVGGKTIATVADIPLPHEWILNPSLMADVYPSFAQGLTPFFTLNWAAYSDFLTFKGGLNPVTGGLWLSDTAHHHLALAVLFIVAGHFYRTNWGIGHSFKEVLEAHKGPFTGEGHKGMYEIFTNSWHCQLSWNLAWMGSLSILVAHHMYSMPPYPYIAVDYPTQLSLFTHHMWIGGFLIVGAGAHAAIFMVRDYNPAQHVNNLLDRVIRHRDAIISHLNWVCIFLGFHSFGLYVHNDTMRALGRPQDMFSDTAIQLQPVFAQWVQNLHTLAPGATAPSAIEPASYAFGGGVVAVGGKVAMMPIALGTADFLVHHIHAFTIHVTVLILLKGVLFARNSRLIPDKANLGFRFPCDGPGRGGTCQVSGWDHVFLGLFWMYNSLSIVIFHFSWKMQSDVWGTVAPDGTISHITAGNFAQSAITINGWLRDFLWAQASQVITSYGSALSAYGLLFLGAHFVWAFSLMFLFSGRGYWQELIESIVWAHNKLKVAPSIQPRALSIIQGRAVGVAHYLLGGIVTTWAFFLARIITVG; from the coding sequence ATGACAGTTAGTCCTCCAGAAGGAGAGGCAAAAGTCAAGGTTGTGGTTGATAAAGACCCAGTAGAAACTTCTTTTGAGAAGTGGGCAAAACCGGGTCACTTTGACCGAACCTTGGCGAGAGGTCCGAAAACAACAACTTGGATTTGGAACCTTCACGCTAACGTACACGATTTCGATAGTCAGACAAGTGACTTAGAAGATATTTCTCGGAAAATCTTCAGCGCTCACTTTGGTCACTTGGCAGTGATTTTTATATGGTTGAGCGGGATGTATTTTCACGGTGCCCGCTTTTCCAATTACGAAGCTTGGTTACAGAATCCGCTTAACATAAAACCCAGCGCCCAAGTAGTTTGGCCCATCGTAGGTCAAGATATTTTAAATGCTGATGTGGGCGGTGGTTTCCACGGAATACAGATAACCTCTGGTCTGTTCCAGTTGTGGCGTGCCAACGGCATCACAAACTCATTCCAACTGTACTGCACAGCCATAGGCGCTTTAGTAATGGCAGCCTTAATGCTGTTTGCAGGTTGGTTCCACTATCATAAACGCGCTCCGAAACTGGAATGGTTCCAGAACGTGGAGTCGATGATGAACCATCACCTGGCAGGTTTACTAGGTTGCGGCTGCTTGGGTTATGCGGGACAACAAATTCACGTGTCTCTGCCCATAAACGCTTGTTTGGATGCGATCGATGCAGGCAAACCCTTAGTAGTAGGTGGCAAAACCATAGCTACTGTGGCTGATATTCCGCTACCCCACGAATGGATTTTAAATCCCAGTTTGATGGCAGATGTCTATCCAAGCTTTGCCCAGGGGTTAACTCCATTCTTCACCTTAAACTGGGCAGCGTACTCGGACTTTCTGACATTCAAAGGAGGTCTAAACCCAGTAACTGGTGGTTTATGGTTAAGCGATACAGCACACCATCACCTAGCATTGGCAGTGTTGTTCATCGTAGCCGGACATTTTTACCGCACTAACTGGGGAATCGGCCACAGTTTTAAAGAAGTTTTGGAAGCTCATAAAGGGCCCTTTACAGGCGAAGGCCACAAAGGGATGTATGAAATCTTCACAAATTCTTGGCACTGCCAGCTATCCTGGAACTTGGCATGGATGGGTTCGCTATCAATCCTGGTAGCCCATCATATGTATTCAATGCCGCCATATCCCTATATTGCAGTTGATTACCCAACTCAGCTATCTCTATTCACGCACCATATGTGGATTGGAGGATTTCTGATTGTTGGTGCAGGTGCCCACGCGGCCATATTCATGGTGCGCGATTACAATCCGGCCCAGCACGTCAATAATCTTTTGGATCGGGTAATCCGTCACCGCGACGCGATTATCTCTCACTTAAACTGGGTATGTATTTTCTTGGGCTTCCATAGCTTCGGTTTGTACGTCCATAACGACACAATGCGAGCTTTAGGTCGTCCTCAAGATATGTTCTCAGATACGGCGATTCAGCTACAGCCAGTATTTGCCCAGTGGGTACAAAATCTTCATACCCTGGCTCCAGGCGCAACTGCTCCTAGTGCGATTGAGCCTGCAAGTTATGCTTTTGGTGGTGGAGTCGTTGCTGTAGGTGGTAAGGTAGCAATGATGCCGATCGCCTTGGGAACGGCGGATTTCTTGGTTCACCACATCCACGCTTTCACAATTCACGTTACTGTCTTAATTCTGCTTAAGGGCGTACTGTTTGCCCGTAACTCTCGCTTAATTCCAGATAAAGCGAACTTGGGCTTCCGCTTCCCTTGTGATGGTCCAGGTCGTGGCGGTACTTGTCAAGTATCTGGTTGGGACCATGTTTTCCTCGGTCTGTTCTGGATGTACAACAGCTTGTCGATTGTGATTTTCCACTTTAGCTGGAAAATGCAGTCAGATGTCTGGGGAACAGTGGCTCCTGATGGTACGATCTCTCACATCACGGCTGGAAACTTTGCCCAAAGTGCAATTACTATTAATGGTTGGTTGCGTGATTTCCTCTGGGCGCAAGCTTCTCAGGTGATCACCTCCTACGGTTCAGCTTTGTCGGCTTACGGCTTGCTGTTCCTTGGCGCTCACTTTGTTTGGGCATTTAGCTTGATGTTCTTGTTCAGTGGTCGCGGCTACTGGCAGGAATTGATTGAATCAATTGTTTGGGCACATAATAAGCTGAAAGTAGCTCCATCTATTCAGCCTCGCGCTCTGAGCATTATTCAGGGTCGTGCTGTAGGAGTAGCTCACTACCTGCTCGGAGGAATTGTAACCACCTGGGCGTTCTTCCTAGCTAGAATCATCACAGTAGGATAA
- a CDS encoding helix-turn-helix domain-containing protein, protein MGCVRLRVRELADEKGWTLKEVSERSGVVYSTLRTYARSPGLATVDFTALHKLARTFDVMIEDLVEIIEE, encoded by the coding sequence ATGGGTTGCGTTAGATTGCGGGTGAGAGAACTAGCTGACGAAAAAGGCTGGACGCTAAAGGAAGTATCTGAACGTTCTGGAGTAGTTTATAGCACTTTGAGAACTTATGCCCGTTCACCTGGACTAGCAACAGTGGATTTTACAGCCCTTCACAAATTAGCTCGTACTTTTGATGTGATGATAGAAGACTTGGTAGAGATTATTGAAGAGTGA